The following proteins come from a genomic window of Neofelis nebulosa isolate mNeoNeb1 chromosome 5, mNeoNeb1.pri, whole genome shotgun sequence:
- the GART gene encoding trifunctional purine biosynthetic protein adenosine-3 codes for MAARVLVIGGGGREHTLAWKLAQSNRVKHVLVAPGNAGTACLEKISNTAISISDHTALAQFCKDENIEFVVVGPEAPLAAGIVGNLTSAGVRCFGPTAEAAQLESSKRFAKEFMDRHGIPTARWRAFTRPEEACSFIMSADFPALVVKASGLAAGKGVIVAKSTEEACRAVQEIMQEKAYGAAGETIVIEELLEGEEVSCLCFTDGRTVAPMPPAQDHKRLLEGDHGPNTGGMGAYCPAPQVSKDLLLKIKNTVLQRTVDGMQQKGMPYTGVLYAGIMLTKDGPKVLEFNCRFGDPECQVILPLLKSDLYEVIQSTFDGLLHTSLPVWLENHTALTVVMASKGYPGDYTKGVEITGFPEAQALGLEVFHAGTALKDGKVVTSGGRVLSVTAIQENLISALEEAKKGLAAIKFEGAIYRKDIGSRAIAYLQQPRGLTYKESGVDIAAGNMLVKKIKPLAKATSRPGCDVDLGGFAGLFDLKAAGFKDPLLACGTDGVGTKLKIAQQCNRHDTIGQDLVAMCVNDILAQGAEPLFFLDYFSCGKLDLDTTEAVVAGIARACGKAGCALLGGETAEMPDMYPPGEYDLAGFAVGAMERDQKLPHLERITEGDVVIGIASSGLHSNGFSLVRKIVAKSSLQYSSPAPDGCGDQTLGDLLLTPTRIYSHSLLPVLRSGHVKAFAHITGGGLLENIPRVLPEKFGVDLDAQTWRIPRIFSWLQQEGHLSEEEMARTFNCGVGAVLVVSKDRTEQILRDIKQHSEEAWVIGKVVACPEGSPRVKVKHLIETMQANGSVLENGTLKNHFSVQPKKARVAVLISGTGSNLQALIDNTREPSSCAHIVVVISNKAAVAGLDKAERAGIPTRVINHKLYKSRVEFDTAIDQVLEEFSTDIVCLAGFMRILSGPFVRKWNGKMLNIHPSLLPSFKGSNAHEQVLEAGVTVTGCTVHFVAEDVDAGQIILQEAVPVKRGDTVTTLSERVKLAEHKLFPAALQLVASGTVQLGENGKIRWVTEQ; via the exons TTGAATTCGTAGTTGTTGGACCAGAGGCACCTCTGGCTGCTG GAATTGTTGGGAACCTGACCTCTGCAGGAGTGCGATGCTTTGGTCCCACAGCAGAAGCAGCTCAGTTAGAGTCCAGCAAGAGATTTGCCAAAGAGTTTATGGACCGACACGGAATCCCGACTGCACGGTGGAGAGCTTTCACCAGACCTGAGGAGGCCTGCAGCTTCATTATGAG TGCAGACTTCCCTGCTTTGGTTGTGAAGGCCAGTGGTCTTGCAGCTGGGAAAGGGGTGATTGTTGCAAAGAGCACAGAAGAAGCCTGCAGGGCTGTACAGGAGATCATGCAG GAGAAAGCTTATGGAGCAGCTGGAGAAACAATTGTCATTGAAGAACTTCTTGAAGGAGAAGAGGTTTCT TGTCTGTGCTTCACTGATGGCAGGACCGTGGCCCCCATGCCCCCAGCACAAGACCATAAACGATTGCTGGAGGGCGATCACGGCCCCAACACAGGGGGAATGGGAGCCTATTGTCCGGCACCTCAG GTTTCGAAGGATTTGctgctgaaaataaaaaatacagttctTCAGAGGACAGTGGATGGCATGCAGCAGAAGGGTATGCCATACACAG GTGTCCTCTATGCTGGTATAATGCTGACCAAGGATGGCCCAAAAGTTCTGGAGTTTAATTGCCGTTTCGGTGATCCAGAGTGCCAA GTGATCCTCCCGCTGCTTAAAAGTGATCTTTATGAAGTGATTCAGTCTACCTTTGATGGCCTGCTCCACACATCTCTGCCTGTCTGGCTGGAAAACCACACCGCCCTAACTGTCGTGATGGCAAGTAAGGGCTACCCAGGAGATTACACCAAGGGTGTGGAGATAACAG GCTTTCCTGAGGCTCAAGCTTTAGGACTGGAGGTGTTCCACGCAGGCACTGCCCTGAAAGATGGCAAAGTGGTGACTAGTGGGGGTAGAGTCCTTTCGGTAACAGCCATCCAGGAAAATCTCATTTCAGCCCTTGAAGAAGCCAAGAAAGGACTAGCTGCTATAAAATTTGAGGGAGCCATTTACAGGAAGGACATTGGCTCTCGTGCCATAGCTTATCTCCAACAGCCCAG GGGCCTGACTTACAAGGAATCTGGGGTAGACATTGCAGCTGGAAATATGCTGGTCAAGAAAATTAAACCTTTAGCAAAAGCTACCTCCAGACCAG gcTGTGATGTTGATCTTGGAGGTTTTGCTGGTCTTTTTGATTTGAAAGCAGCTGGTTTCAAAGATCCTCTTCTGGCCTGTGGAACAGATGGTGTGGGGACTAAACTGAAG ATTGCCCAGCAGTGTAATAGACATGATACCATTGGCCAAGATTTGGTTGCAATGTGTGTAAATGACATTCTGGCCCAAGGGGCAGAGCCCCTCTTCTTCCTTGATTACTTTTCCTGTGGAAAACTTGACCTCGATACAACTGAAGCTGTTGTTGCTGGAATTGCCAGAGCCTGTGGGAAAGCTGGATGTGCTCTCCTTG GAGGTGAAACTGCAGAAATGCCTGACATGTATCCTCCTGGAGAGTATGACCTGGCCGGTTTTGCCGTCGGTGCCATGGAGCGGGATCAGAAACTCCCTCACCTGGAAAGAATCACCGAAGGGGATGTTGTTATTGGAATAGCTTCATCTGGTCTTCACAGCAATGGATTTAGCCTTGTGAGGAAAATTGTAGCAAAATCTTCCCTCCAGTACTCCTCTCCAGCACCTGATGGCTGTGGTGACCAGACCTTAG GGGACTTACTTCTGACTCCAACGAGAATCTACAGCCATTCGCTATTACCTGTCCTACGTTCAGGACATGTCAAGGCCTTTGCCCATATTACTGGTGGAGGATTGCTAGAAAACATCCCCAGAGTCCTTCCTGAGAAATTTGGAGTGGATTTAG ATGCCCAGACCTGGAGGATCCCCAGGATCTTCTCGTGGTTACAGCAAGAAGGACACCTCTCTGAGGAAGAGATGGCCAGAACATTTAACTGTGGGGTTGGGGCTGTCCTCGTGGTGTCAAAGGATAGGACAGAGCAGATTCTGAGGGATATCAAGCAGCACAGCGAAGAAGCCTGGGTGATTGGCAAGGTGGTTGCGTGTCCTGAAG GTTCTCCTCGTGTGAAAGTCAAGCATCTGATTGAAACCATGCAAGCAAATGGATCAGTATTGGAGAATGGCACTCTGAAAAATCATTTCTCTGTCCAACCAAAAAAGGCAAGAGTGGCTGTCTTAATATCTGGAACAG gatcaAACCTCCAAGCCCTCATAGACAATACTAGGGAGCCAAGTAGCTGTGCACACATCGTTGTTGTTATCTCCAACAAAGCTGCAGTGGCTGGCTTAGATAAAGCAGAAAGAGCCGGAATTCCCACCAGA GTAATCaatcataaattatataaaagtcGTGTAGAATTTGACACTGCAATTGACCAAGTCCTTGAAGAGTTCTCCACAGACATAGTCTGTCTTGCAGGATTCATGAGAATTTTATCTGGCCCCTTTGTCAGAAAATGGAATG ggaaaatgctcaacatccatccatccttgctgccgtcTTTTAAGGGTTCAAATGCACATGAGCAAGTCCTAGAAGCCGGGGTCACAGTCACTGGGTGTACTGTGCACTTTGTAGCT gaAGATGTAGATGCTGGACAGATTATCTTACAAGAAGCTGTTCCAGTGAAGAGGGGCGACACCGTTACAACTCTGTCTGAAAGAGTGAAATTAGCAGAGCACAAACTATTTCCCGCAGCCCTCCAGCTCGTAGCCAGTGGAACTGTACAGCTTGGAGAAAATGGCAAGATTCGTTGGGTCACAGAGCAGTGA